Part of the Lycium ferocissimum isolate CSIRO_LF1 chromosome 6, AGI_CSIRO_Lferr_CH_V1, whole genome shotgun sequence genome, GTTTAATTTCTTGAGCTTTTAGAATTGCTGgactttttccaaaaaaaaaaaacctgtgaattttcattttcttagtcTTCTTTTTTAATATCAAAATTGTCTTGGATTAGATCAACCACAAAGTTGTGATGATGGTCGTCGATGAGTAGCTTTATGATTGTTCTTATTGGGAAAAATATATGCACAAATCCATAAAGCTTATGtctcatttatttttattaagattaagacgtctgaatctgaatatacatttgaatgattaagatgttgtctctagatctgaacactgaatAATTAATACTCGAGGCAATTTTAACCAGAATCGGCGGTAAATCTCCACCAAGCGAAGGGGAACTTATATTATTACTCGACGAAGTAGATAAGAATGGAGATGGATGTATAAATCTAGAAGATTTTGGACTTATTAACTCAGTGTTTGATCCAACGGTTGAAGATGCATTTGATTTCTTTGATGAGGATCATGATGGGAAAATAACTGCTGAGGAGTTGTTTAATGTGTTTAATATGATTGGGGATGCAAGGTGCACGTTAGAGGATTGTAGGCGCATGATAGCAAGTGTAGATAAAAATGGAGATGGGTTCGTGTGCTTTGAGGATTTCTGCCTTATGATGGAACAGCAGAGATGAaaaacatgtaaaaaaaaataaaaaaaattgggaaaatatTGTTTTATGGGCTGGGATTAATTAGGACCCTTGATCAGGCCAATCTAAAGGCTAGGATTGATCTGCATTTGGAAAGATGTTTGGAGCTGCCGTatggtatattttatatataaaaatgagaACAAATTCCTTCCTTTTCATCCTACGATGATTTATGGGTGCATTAGTTGGTTTCtatatttatctttattttatgacTACCggaatgatattgttattttttgggCTCTTTTAttatgtgtgttttttttttcttttttttttttgaattgtgGAGTACAGTGGACATGTTATTGTAGAAAATAACgcaaataatattaaaatataatagATGGTGTAAAACAATAAAAAGTCTTTTAAATTATTGTTAGAGATGATTTGATGGGGGCAATGTAAATATACTAAAAgaattatgaatttgatgataaaTTTAGAATTTactctcttttttatttctacttATTCACGATGAACTTTGCACATCTCTTTAAGTCTAGAAGATTTTAGACTTATTAGTTTCGCGTTTGAACTGCCGGTTGAAGATGCTATTCAACGTGTTTAGTATGATCGGTGATGCGAGGTGCACGTTAGAGGATTCTAGGCGTATGATAGCAAGTGTAGATAAAAATGGAGATGGATTTGGGTGCTTGGAAAAAATCCCTTGTTTTCTGTTTTTGGGAAAATGATTGTGTTTAATTAAGGGTTGGGATTAATTAGGACCCTTGATCAGGTCAATCTTCTAATGGCTAGGATTGATCTATATTTGGAAGAATTATCGAGATACGTATACGGTCAAATATCTCTCTATATGACGACGTTTGTCCGGAAATTTAATGGTTCTTTATAGTGAGGTATTTGCGTATGCTTATTAATCGCCATTCGatatttagatctcatttaaattttttatgaacaaaagtacgcaaacaattagctttttgtactttttatgttataaacgaaaacaataNNNNNNNNNNNNNNNNNNNNNNNNNNNNNNNNNNNNNNNNNNNNNNNNNNNNNNNNNNNNNNNNNNNNNNNNNNNNNNNNNNNNNNNNNNNNNNNNNNNNtttatttactttttaagaCGTTCGGACGGGTTCGGATGATGAACGTACTTTTCTTTAGTACTCACGAGATACGAGTGTTAACTGCTGACTCTTCTTCAACATCATAAAGTTCTCTTATATTTGCGTGAAGTAAGGGGATTAAAAAACCATCTCGTCTTAAGCGACAAATATTATGTTCAATTATGCTTACCCAATCTTGACAAGGTTGGAAATGTTGTTAATAAATGATGAACAACTGAACGATTTGGATTTCAATATACCTATTTCCTGACCCAAGGGAAAGGTAGAAATTCAAACAAATACACACTTGAAAGCTCATATGTTCAAGAACTAACTGTGGAATTCCAAaattttagaataaagaaaaaagacaaagaATTAATGGAAAGCACAAAAAATGGGAAAAGTTATTCAGGGGTGATCTATAGTTACTTATGAGATTGCAAGAATTTGGTAATGTTTGCTTAGACTTTATATGTTTATgaagaaatttattaaatatttaattatgaattcaattactattatatattaaCTTAAAAATCACTATTAAAATTCATAAGATTCAATTTTTGAATCCTTTTAACCTTACTCTTATTTCTCTTTCTAGTTGGTCAATCACGATCCATGTCACATGCTGCCATGTTCTGATACAAGCTAGCAATGGGCAAGTAGATACCTAGGAACAATTGCAATAATCTTGGAGAATATTTCAATTATCATATTTCCAATTTCCCATAAGAATGGTACGGAcctaatcaatttttttttaataggatCACATCTTCTTAACTACGTTCCATCTAACTATACCGTtaattaggggtgtacaaagtaaatcgacaaaccgcaccaaaccgataaaccgagtcaaaccgagaaaaaaacccgattagtggtttggtttgacttggtttggtgttggaaaaacaaaaccaaatgataattagtttggtttggttttagctaaaaaagtcaaaccgaaccaaaccaacccgacattacatgtattcaattttaaaaatattttatacataaaaatatttatttgtaatgtaatttataaatatttcttaaatttttttggtagtttttaatctattatcatattattcaagcttgaacttagaattttgaatgtcaataagttttatatcctatggatgttagtaactcatataaagtccaaaccaaaaccagctaatactaatactaacaaaagaaattcaatttaccactaggaatgacaataatgttggatatatctctttagttttgcataattggtttttgagagtgaaaatacataactaaGTTTTTTTtgcttgtcatgtaattaataattAGCGTGttatttattttagcatgacttagtatttttagatcatggtcattttctttatggcttattaattagcaatatttattttaacccattttattatcttttgttgaatattttaatacaatatcatcactcttctcacattttgtgttattttcttatgaaacgcGCCAATTATGTAGTCGTATctttactaggactaaagaaatatttgaagtaaaagttatatgttttgtatcaagactattccgacaAAAAACCGAAACtcgagaaaaccgaataaccgagaaaacccgagttgaaaaacccgaattttattggtttggtttaaaAGTAAATTTAAAAACTCCGACgcaattagtttggtttggtgcttaaaaaattcgaaccaacccggtccatgtacacccctaccgttaataatattttattaccATGACTCAAGATGCTGCCACCATACGTAACTgtgataataatataataacattttcttaatataattaaGAGGTATTGTAAGAATGGATGTGAGAATGTCTAAGAATAATTTGTCTTTGAATTTGAATAACTaataagctacgagtacggatTGTTATCTTGTTAATTAAAGAAAGGTTAATAGCAattttagtccctcaattattgataaatttGATCTTATTCCTTATGATATCAGACTAAGTACGTTAAACCTTCGATTAATTGAATTGTGCACTTTTGATCCCTTTACTTGTTATTTACCATAATTATTAATTGTGCAACAACTTAATTACTGATATGTTATGTTAAATTTGCGTTGTTACTCGATAGTTTATGACAATATAGTTCTATAAATAGTTAAATATAACATATTATCTACATGAAGGGCCCAAAAGAACacatttaattaattgatgTTAAATATGCTATTTTATATATCCCAAGGATCAAAAGGAATTGCCAATAACTTAAGGGCCAAAACTGCTATTATCCCATTAAAGAACATTAAACGAacttttcttatttgttttatttcaaGTTACCTAAAGCACAACAAAGAAGAATTCAAGGGTTAGTGATTCTAAGCATATcgttaaacaaaaaataaaacaagggaATTTTCTAACATTTCCGATATGAGACAAGTTAATAAATGTTCATTCAATTGTGGCAACTAATTCAAAGTAAATAATTAAACACATGAAAgtctcataataataatagtaataaaaagTCTTGTTAGGACAAATTAATAATTCAAGACTGCAGGAGTTTTGtgttttttcatgtttttatatCACTTCACCTTCCATGAAACTTCGTAGAAAGTTTAGTACATCTTAATCATAGGGCAAAATGTCAGAAAAAATGTGGCCAGCACTTTTCTTTACTCAATAGCTTGGAATTACTAAAATTTAAAGAAGTGTGACAGCTGCTAATAGTGGATATTTTGGACTTTAGGTGAATCATTTTCTCACGGAATTATTGCTTCCCAATTTTAGGTACAAACATATAGTAATAAATGTTTCTTTTTATTGGTAAGAAACTGGCCACCGTCAAAGAGTATGATATAGTGGTTAGAATTTTCCACTCTAAACCAAAAATTCGACAGAAGAATCGCATTTTTAGAAACTAACAGTAAATTTTTCACTAAGGTGTGTTTGCTtcgaagaaaatatttttcatgaaaatgttttaaagtgagttttttttacttatattttagTGTTTGGTATGTAAGCAAAAAGATATTACCCAAagagcagtggcggagccaggaattTGGGGAAGGGTGTGCAAATTTTGTTCTCACTTGTGTTAAGAGtgtgcaaaattaaatatatactcataatcgcTAACATTTAACCTATGTACAACAACGCGTAATTTTTCGACAAGGGTGTGCACCTGACCACCCTTCGCCTAAGGTGGCTCCGCCCCTGCCAAagagcatttatatgtaatctaggAAAACACTATGAAGATGGGATGTGGTCGGGAGTGGAGTTTGTAATataggaaaaaaaggaaaaaaacataCTCCTCGTTAGAGCGTtaaaagaagatatatatatatatatatatatatatatatatatatatatatatatatatatatatatatatatagggtaggGGTGGGGGACGGGGGCGGAGCCGGAACGCACATCGGTggggggttcggccgaaccaGGTAGCTTTGTCCGAACCATATTTGTATTAgaatttttgtcaaatatgtataaattattaattacgAACCTAGTAACATTAAATAATTAGAACCCCGAACCCACAAGCTCtgaatcctggctccgcctctggTGGGGGATAATGTGAATGGAGGCggttttctttcttcaagtaCCTAATAGTCCCCACTAATCAGGGGTGAATTTATAGGCTTAAATATGGGACACGTGAATGTGAAGTCATGATCTCTTCGACGTAAAAttaggtattttatgtatatattgtataaaattagtataaatatGCACTTGGTTGAATTTTGAGTTGTTTAGCTTGAGTACCAAGGATCAATTTCCACTTAatacatttttcctttttttaatggTGCACTCATATTCTagaaatcctagattcgcctttaccattaattttgttgatttttaagGATTTTAACAATGTCAAAGTGGAAGAAGATATTAattcctccgtctcaaaatatttgtaacAGATAAACGTATATtaatagtttaaattttttatgcTGTTAGTGTCTATAAATAATACtggaagcaaaaaaaaaaaaaaaaacactagtATTAGTTAAATACATGcatgtatttttatttattagatCAAGTTATTTGTACGTGTTCATTGCATGTTGGTCAAGCAGGCATGCACCAGGAAACTAGCAAGAAATTCGGCCAAATTGAAGTGTTAGATAGTATagtgaatttgagaaaaaaaaaataaacgaaAGCATTTGATCGACATGATTATAAAAAATTGACGACAGATGTGAACTAAAATCCAATCTATCAATTCACATACTGTGTTTGTAAAGCAATACTtggaaatttcactcaaaattgcCAACTTGGTAAAAAGATATATAAAAGTGAACTACAGCGAACCAAAAAAGGACTTAATTCTGTGTTTTAAGTCAAAACATTTGCATTATAATATGGTTTAATTTCTTGAGCTTTTAGGATTGCtggatttttttgaaaaaaagaagaagaaatactgtgaattttatttttcttagtaggcagaaatcaaaaactttttcactttttttggaattttagaGTTGaggttggagttggagttgtatttgaccatagtttttgcaaatagtattttttttgttgaaatgtcttgttttgattgtgaaagaagtgaaaaacttgaaaaacaagtttttcttgtttttcaaattccaaatacaacttcaagttgtatttgaaatttttatggccaaacattaatttttaaaaaaagcgtaaaaaaattccggaaaaaaagtgaataattcttatggccaaacgggtttAGTCTTCTTTTTTAATATCAAAGTATTCTTGGATTACATCAACCACAAAGTTGTGATGATGGTCGTTGGTGAGTAGCTTTACGATTGTTCTTAGTGGGAAAAATATcacaatttcttcaaaaatataTGCACAAATCCATAATTTTATACTAAGATTTCATAATCTATGCATAAAATTTCTTAGTGTTTaacttttcttttatcttttagGAAAAGTAATACATTGAGATATTATAAGCatttatgaaaatgacaaaaagtaACATTTTAGTATTATACAGTAAACAATATTATGCTTGCTGGTAAAAAGTTTCACCTACATTCACTCCATAGGAAACTCTATGTGATAATACTAGATGATTTCTTCCGATCCGTCTAAACCTGCTGGTGTGGACACCAAGCACCGtcataaaaagaagaaagaaaaacttcAGATTTTGGAGTAATCTCCTTCTAAACCTGCTGGTTTGGACACCAAGCACCGTCATAAAAAGCTTCAGACCATGATATTTTCCCACATAAACATTAAAAGTTTAGATATCCAAATACCATCACTTAATATCCTCTCAGTATAACAGAGTTTGTAAGATGAAAGGCAATAGAAGGATCCTTCTTGCCAAAATCTCCATTCCAATAGGGCATTTTGTTGCCAAAGTCATTGCAATATTGCCTTTGTGAGCACAATAAAAGAACGATAGGTACTTACCTGCATCGGATAGTTACACCAATGGATGCATGACGTGTTTGAATATACATAACGATCACTATACCATGATTAATTAATGCATATTTCCTCTTCACTAAGTCACATAACCATGGTAGCTTGAATTGGTTTGGTGTAATTACCCGCACTTACCTATACTCATCACATCTCAGGAACAAAACATCAAACACCTCTTACTTACTGTCAGAGGGGTACCCAGGATTTTAAGATGTCGGGAGCACTATTATCTTAATATAAATGCCAATAAAATTTTTAATGACGACTGAGGGATAATACTGTGTCGGACCGGTCACTAATAGCGTAGCAGTGGcgaaaatacaagtatataggtcaaatatgtgtaataaataaaattaacacaGTGAAGCAAATGAAAGAGATAGCTCAGTGACTAAGGTCGTGCAACATGTGGTGACAGTGCAGGTTCGAATCTGGACGAGCTCATTTAACGCTAattgttttcctaaaaataggctcaaaaaaataattaaaagtgatATTCGAATTCGATCCGGGAGGTGACATAAGGAAATACGATTCAACCAACGTACCCCAAAGACACTTTCGTTTGTTAGAGTACACAATTAAATATATGCTAATTTTTCAAggtatacacacatatatatacataattttttccgAAGGGTGGGAGTGCACGTGCACTAGGTCCGCCTCTGCTTACTGTTGTGTTAACAGAAaccccacccttttttttttgactaggTAACAAGCCATTCAGATAGCATATCTAGTGTCTTCTATATTAGTGCATCAAATGAAGATGAAAAAGTGTTGTAacctaagttgctcggactcttcactttcggtgccgcacccgtgtcgacaCGACGTGGGTGTGGGATCCATACCCGATCTAGTCAACCAATTTtgggtactttgaccaaaatcaatAGAGAAATTCCAGACAGATTCAATGATTTatgtaatcaaaacaaaagctaaggtgaaattgaagaaaatagaatacCTTGTAATAGAAATTTTTATgtcattctttttccttttatctccttcCGGGATTCTCCTCAAGTTTTCCAcataatttaggttttataacactatttttagatatttaaattatttttagccGAATCCCAGCACCCGTACCCATACTTGGATCTGTATCCCCGAATCTAAAAAATTAGATCACAAAGGATCCGATGTCTAGATCCGCACCCGTATCGGACACCCACACCCGAGTCCAAGCAACTTAGGTTGTAATTGACAGTAAGAGTGTATGCTATCATTATCAGCAGGACAAGATATACTGGTACACCAATTAGAACTTTGATACTAAATGATAAACTTGATCAGCTGAGAATGTCATACACTAATAAGACAACTGTAAAAAACTACAGAcaacaagaaagagaaaaaagaaaagaaagataacaccaaCATAAGATAGCTTCATGCTATATCTAAAATTGGATAAATATGCCTTTTATATCTTTCCTGGTGTTTGACTCTATTCAATCTACTCTTTCAGCCTGCATTTACAAGTTAAATGGCATACTTGTACTTTCATCAAAAGATTCTCAACTTAAGAACTAATTTCTCCCTAGAAGAAAACTGCCGCTAGTCTTTATATAAAAGCCATTGATTATATAAAGACCATTGCATTACTAAGATATGGCTTTGGGTCCATCAAGGTAAATTTAAAGGACATGAAGTTAGTATTACAAACAAGAGGAGGGTGAAGGGGCTTTTGCTTAGTATTACAAACAAGAGGAAGGTGAAGGGGCTTTTGCATCCAAAGTAAATATGTCATATTTTCCAACTCCACATAAACATGAAACAAACAGAGATGTACCAACAGGAAAGTAACTTAAATAGGAGCCCGTTTATGCTAAGATCATTAACAAGTACAAGCGCCAGAAGAGCAGCTTTAACATAAAGattcaaaataaaaagagagagaacTTGCCATTCAAATTCCGAGATATCTCTCACATCTTCAGAACCATACCTTCTCATCAACAGAAAGAACAAATCGAAAATGTTTCTCTTTTTGTCAACTCCTAATCACTGAACATAAAATCAATATCTATAGAATCAATAATAAGTGTTTGCATAATctatatttttggtgtaaaagcAGCCCCTTAGCTAGTCGGGATCAGTTCATGGATTTGCTGTATTTGCTAGGAAGGAAGGGGTAGGAGGCTGTTTTGTTTGGTTTCTGTGCTGTCCTCTGTTCTTTTTTTGTACCATCTTGGTACTCTATTACATAATAAACTTTAACCttacccaaaaaaaagaaagaactcCTAATGACTGACCAATCATGTTTCTTCTATCACAGAAATAAAGCAGAGCTTAGATAAATAGTCGAATTTTGTCTAACAAAAAAATGGTTCTGAGGCTGTAAATCTGTACGTACAAGCTTGCATCATCTTGAAGGTTCCTTTAGTAGGAAAATTATGCTTTTCTTACCAAACCAACTATGAGAACGTTTTCTATTACAAGTCACAGCCTTTGTTCTTTTAAATAGAACGAGTGATTATACTTACAGCAAATATATAGTGTTTCAAAGTTCTGGACGCAGCAACATAATCAAGACATTTGCTTCTTTACCAGTGAACAGTTAGCTAAGTATATATTCGACAATGAGAAGCATTTtaatgttgtgattgttgtctAAAATCCCAGCACCATGGTTGTACAAGTGCTTTAgtgatgatttcttgttataGCTAAAACTTCTCCCAACTTTAAAGCATGATTAACAAGATTCTGCAGGTTAGGTTGATAACAATTGAGGAAATATATGCAGTAAAACATGTAATCAACCCTACCTATTCGACCTAGTGGGTGTATTCTAGTATAAAAAACTGTAATTTACAGCATTCTTGATGCCACTAAGGCAATAATGTCGCACATCAACTAATcaacatgcaaaagagaagcATAATCAGTGTCCTGCAGAGTTAGTCTACCTAAGTATAATTCACTAATATGGTCAGAACATAAAGGGATGCATCTCTTGTTCAAGTTCTCATGTATAGCACCCATTCCTGGAACCCACTTACTTCGATCAAAAGGATCCAAATTAAGAAGATTCTGAAGTAACCTAATACGGTAGACAGTTGTATCTCTTCTGTCACAAAAATGAGCAGCACAGCGGTAAGACGGCTCATCAGAAGCTAATCTAATCAATGCCATCCCTAGAGAACCGTCCACCGGCTTTGGATCAATAAGATCATTATCTCCCATCATTTTGACTTCCCTTTCTGTCGGAAAATTCACTTCTTCTACCCCATTAACATCAGAAACTTTCAGATCTTTGGTGTAATGTCTGATTGCCTCCCGCTTTGTGGATTCATGCTTCTCTGCTAAAGTCAAGATGCACGAGAATCTTAAATGATACGATACTATAATCTTCAACTTTTTGAAGTTGTGGCAGCAGCAAAAGAAATCAAGCCATCTTCTCCCTATACCAGCATACCACTTGATAATATCAGTATCTTCAAGAGCCATTAGTAAACTAATCGGCCTAGGACGGCCCATATGGTTTGTAAATCCAACCAGCTTGACTGCCTTTTTAACAATTTCTAAAGGCGCCTCGACTTTTATGCATAGCTTTGTCAGATCTGCAACAGTCTGATCGGAGTATTTCctttcctcttcttcctctgCTATCTTTACTTGTTCCTCTAACATCCTTTTTGCTTTGACAGGATTTAAGTACCTGTCAACTTGCTCTTGAAAGTTGTCATAAGAATCCACGAGTTCTTGGGGAAGTTGATCTCTGATCCTTTTTAAGGAGAGAAAGTCACCAGCTGAGAGCATTCGGTGCCATTCCCAGCGATCATCGACGGATTTCAAAAAGTCTTGCATTACTTCTTCAGCCCAAGAATCGAAAATTCGGTTGACTTTGACTTCACTCTCAATCGGGAAATCAGTTTTGAAACCATTTCCACGTTTCGACTTCTTAAATACATGACTGAATATTTTCATTCCCAGTTTCTTCCTATTCGTCTCTTTAGCATTTCTCAACTCCAAAAGTCTAACTTCTTTCTGTCTGAGGTACTTTTTCCTCGCCCTAATCGCCTTTTGTGACATCGGTGGGTGCAAGACAGACGGCTTAACTGCCCGAAGCTCCATCCCCAAAAATTCTATCTTCTCAGAAGTAGCACTATGAATAACAGTCTTAACCTTATCAACACCGAATTCCATATTCTTCTCAACATTCTGCACGAGCCTACTCTTCAAATCCAAAGTCATCAACTTTGTCCCCGACGTAATAACCAATATCTCATCCAAATATCTAACCGCATATATCTTCAACGGCTTATAAAAAGCATTAGCAAGATCATTAGCATCAACTTTCGGATTCTCCCGATTCGTTTTAAGCCTTAGTTCTTGAATTTCCTTATCAAaactattaaaataaatattaatcaAAATTGAACTCAACCTACATTCTTGAGGAAACCCTCTACCTAAATAACAACCACCTAATTGAATACTTACTATTTCACACTCAAACAACCTTTTTATCAAAACAATCAATGCCACATCACTAATTTTCTCTTCCATAACACTACAAAGCTTATCAACATGCTTATTTTCAAACTTTGAAGGACTCAAACAAACAGTAAACCACCAACTGGGGTTCTCAACAGAGTTTTTAAGGTAACGAATCGCGGTATGTCGACCCATATTAACACGTCCACCATAACAAAATGTCATAAATCTATCATCATATATAGTTTCAAGAATCATTCTAATAGATTCAATAACTACTTTAAGCTTCAAATTAGGAAGCA contains:
- the LOC132060113 gene encoding nuclear intron maturase 3, mitochondrial, giving the protein MLLIFRRITQHFAYKITFFSLPRLHLSTFSPSSSPIYQNPTKTLSQLDIKNLILSNYDHGKLHNLLQNVITLPSFLFTACQNLKPNDKTTLTPNSISTQFFSLQELSFQLSTNQFDVKDCSFIIGKSLVLPNLKLKVVIESIRMILETIYDDRFMTFCYGGRVNMGRHTAIRYLKNSVENPSWWFTVCLSPSKFENKHVDKLCSVMEEKISDVALIVLIKRLFECEIVSIQLGGCYLGRGFPQECRLSSILINIYFNSFDKEIQELRLKTNRENPKVDANDLANAFYKPLKIYAVRYLDEILVITSGTKLMTLDLKSRLVQNVEKNMEFGVDKVKTVIHSATSEKIEFLGMELRAVKPSVLHPPMSQKAIRARKKYLRQKEVRLLELRNAKETNRKKLGMKIFSHVFKKSKRGNGFKTDFPIESEVKVNRIFDSWAEEVMQDFLKSVDDRWEWHRMLSAGDFLSLKRIRDQLPQELVDSYDNFQEQVDRYLNPVKAKRMLEEQVKIAEEEEERKYSDQTVADLTKLCIKVEAPLEIVKKAVKLVGFTNHMGRPRPISLLMALEDTDIIKWYAGIGRRWLDFFCCCHNFKKLKIIVSYHLRFSCILTLAEKHESTKREAIRHYTKDLKVSDVNGVEEVNFPTEREVKMMGDNDLIDPKPVDGSLGMALIRLASDEPSYRCAAHFCDRRDTTVYRIRLLQNLLNLDPFDRSKWVPGMGAIHENLNKRCIPLCSDHISELYLGRLTLQDTDYASLLHVD